Proteins encoded in a region of the Raphanus sativus cultivar WK10039 chromosome 8, ASM80110v3, whole genome shotgun sequence genome:
- the LOC130499055 gene encoding catalase-2-like: MPFALLLTISNVPSKGFVINSIDSLPPLCVMVIRSYGARNLVFLRRYSGSCRAILTKPKEMVNDCWCRKPGFLISAAEKIFNAGGKKTRALNIFFLTKDGLVQVNYFPSRYNPVRHAEKYPTPPAVCYGKRERFIIEKENNFKEPRDIYCSFTPERQECFIGRWIDALSDPPITHKIRSICISYWSQADKSLGHKLASRLNVRPSI; the protein is encoded by the exons ATGCCGTTTGCTCTTCTACTCACAATCTCAAACGTTCCGAGTAAAGGCTTCGTTATTAATTCCATTGATTCACTCCCCCCACTATGTGTTATGGTTATTAGAAGCTATGGTGCTAGAAACTTGGTATTTCTCCGTCGCTATTCAGGGAGCTGCAGAGCGATTCTGACGAAACCCAAGGAGATGGTCAATG atTGTTGGTGCAGAAAACCCGGTTTTCTGATATCTGCGGCTGAGAAAATATTCAACGCTGGTGGTAAGAAAACGAGAGCTTTA AATATCTTTTTTCTTACCAAAGATGGTTTGGTGCAGGTTAACTACTTCCCTTCAAGGTATAACCCGGTTCGCCATGCAGAGAAGTATCCAACTCCACCTGCAGTCTGCTATGGAAAACGTGAGAGG TTTATTATTGAGAAGGAGAACAACTTCAAAGAGCCTAGAGATATATATTGTTCCTTCACACCAGAGAG GCAAGAATGTTTCATCGGTCGATGGATTGATGCTCTATCAGACCCTCCCATCACACATAAAATCCGCAGCATCTGTATATCTTACTGGTCCCAG GCTGATAAGTCACTGGGACATAAGCTGGCAAGCCGTCTGAACGTGAGACCAAGCATTTAA
- the LOC108820103 gene encoding probable WRKY transcription factor 10: protein MSDYNQNDNGINLISETSSQTNLRTDPQSERRSGGIFERVSARIGRDIPPLDMECLRPFSNSLRTPNLVHSPIRVASPGFNTLSPSLQSPNMFTNSSSQIIHPIPIPNDATQEMVESSGGAHATMIISNNNPPHQPLDVDLPPQKGNRSVDITSLESNDDPIGAPLLLSFDSKVVAEMDAMNLISLKSGSEDDDKDK, encoded by the exons ATGAGTGATTATAATCAAAACGACAATGGTATAAACCTGATCAGCGAGACCTCGTCTCAAACCAACTTAAGAACTGATCCTCAGTCTGAACGACGATCTGGTGGTATCTTTGAAAGAGTGTCTGCAAGGATAGGAAGAGATATTCCACCGCTCGATATGGAATGCCTCAGGCCATTTTCTAATTCTTTAAGGACCCCGAATCTTGTTCATTCTCCTATTAGAGTAGCATCTCCAGGATTCAATACTCTCTCTCCATCGTTGCAATCTCCAAATATGTTCACTAACTCTTCTTCACAG ATTATCCATCCGATTCCAATCCCGAATGATGCGACTCAGGAGATGGTGGAAAGTTCAGGTGGCGCCCATGCAACAATGATAATATCCAACAATAATCCTCCTCATCAGCCGTTGGACGTTGATCTGCCTCCCCAAAAGGGCAATAGA TCAGTTGATATCACATCTCTTGAATCTAATGATGATCCCATTGGTGCTCCTTTACTCCTTTCTTTTGATTCTAAAGTTGTTGCTGAAATGGATGCTATGAACCTCATCTCCCTTAAAAGTGGTAGCGAAGATGACGACAAGGACAAATAA